One Brassica napus cultivar Da-Ae chromosome A5, Da-Ae, whole genome shotgun sequence DNA window includes the following coding sequences:
- the LOC106357826 gene encoding transmembrane protein 50A, giving the protein MDLAELWAIFGPGFSGAVFGTGWWFWVDAVVCSSIQVPFLHYLPGIFASLGALMFNCVRKEDIDYSPYDEGEWRLKLWLFIAYVVAFVSLAASVGLLIQDSVVKTGPSTWTGVAGVFQCVFVLISGLMYWTSHSE; this is encoded by the exons ATGGACTTAGCTGAACTTTGGGCGATTTTCGGGCCGGGTTTCTCCGGCGCTGTTTTCGGCACCGGCTGGTGGTTTTGGGTCGACGCCGTCGTATGCAGCTCCATCCAAGTTCCCTTCCTCCACTACCTTCCCG GCATATTCGCCTCTCTCGGAGCATTGATGTTCAATTGCGTCAGAAAAGAAGATATCGATTACTCTCCTTATGACGAAGGCGAATGGAG GTTGAAGCTATGGCTTTTCATAGCGTATGTCGTGGCGTTTGTTTCCCTAGCTGCTTCTGTTGGTTTGCTGATTCAAGATTCGGTCGTCAAAACTGGGCCTTCCACCTGGACTGGTGTCGCCGGTGTCTTTCAATGTGTATTTGTATTGATAAG TGGGCTAATGTATTGGACATCACACTCCGAGTAA